The sequence CAACATCGGCTGGTCAACGGGCGTTCGTAACAGCAGCTCAAACGAGCCAGCGCCGCCATCTAAGCCACCCCCGGCCCCTGATTACGTCGACCGAGCGTTCTACGACTTGGGCAGCCTCATGGAGCAGGCGGCCATGCTGAAGAACATTTCGCCTAGCCGCCAAATGGTCACCCCTCAGGTGCTCATCAACATGCGAAAGATGGCCGATGGCATACAAGACGTAACACGTCGCTTTATGCTGCATGCCTTACGTGACCAGATCATTACCCAAAAACAGGCAGCAGAAATAATCGGGGTACACGAAAACACTGTTGCTCGATGGGTCAAGGAAGACCAGGCTCGTCGTCAGACCTAGTCATAATTGCGCATTTGTTCTACAATGTAATGCGCAATGGAGCAAATACCAGACCCAATCGACGAATTATTGATAAGCGTACAGCGTGGCCTTGACGAGGTTCAGCAGAAGACTGACCCTGTCGAGTGGATTACTGCAATGCACGGTTTAATTAACCACCTTGAGACTGGTCAGCGTAACTTACTCCTTGACGCAATTGAAGACGGCATAATGACGAGAAAAACCGCGGCAGAGATACAACACGTCCACCCCCACACCATCAGCCGATGGTTGACCGCCCGCCAGGTCGAGCAGCAACAGTAACGTCCGGTTCATCCCCTGCTCCCCTTGACTGTATTTATGGCCGACGGCAGCTATCAAGGGTGCTTCGCATCGCTTCGCGACGGCCTCCGGCCGCCCTTGACAGCCACCGACGTCCACAAAACGCGGCGGGTATCAGGGAATGCCCCTCGACTGGTCTATCTCCACTCCCCCGCAGCAGTCCACCCCAACCCCCACCGACCAAAACGCCCCCCAGGAGCCACATAGCGGCCGCTGAGGGGCGTTTACTAACACAGACGAGACTTTATGCCGAGCCGCCGGCCACTAACGCCTGCCGCCCCCGGAATTCTCAATCTC is a genomic window of Pseudonocardia broussonetiae containing:
- a CDS encoding helix-turn-helix domain-containing protein — protein: MVNAMVSDSDVDDDPDRLNIGWSTGVRNSSSNEPAPPSKPPPAPDYVDRAFYDLGSLMEQAAMLKNISPSRQMVTPQVLINMRKMADGIQDVTRRFMLHALRDQIITQKQAAEIIGVHENTVARWVKEDQARRQT